In Bombus huntii isolate Logan2020A chromosome 11, iyBomHunt1.1, whole genome shotgun sequence, the sequence GAGATCGTTAAGCGTAAAATCGATGGAGCATAGAAATGCGCGATATTGCGCGAGGACGACGAGATAAATAGCCCTGTCATCCACCTTCGAGAAGATTACTATCCGATCGATCAGGCTGTTCTTCGTAGACAGAACGCGAGAAATTAACGATCATTCGTCGAATCTTTCGCAGATCGGTCTTTTCAAATCGTTCTACGTTCGTACGAGAAAATTCGATCTTCGCTTCGAGTCCGGTCGCTTTCTTCTACCTTCGAACGATCGAAGAAGAACCGTTCGAAAGAGGAGAATCTTTCGTGCTGTTTcgcaaatttttcttcttgaTACAAACACGATACTCACAGCCATGATCACTGGCGCGAACACCACCCAGCATATGTACCAAAATTTGTTCAGTCGTACGCCCATCATCTGATGAATACAGTCGCAGAACTTCTTCGCGCCGAAGATCCACGATATCGCGATCGTTTGGAAGAAACAGACCCACAAAATCGACATTCCACTCGCCGAATAGAAGTCCATCAATTGGAATATGTAGACTCCACCCTGAAATGATAaagaattttccaaatatttgcCCCTTTCGAGGAGAAATTTGAGAAATAGTCGAGCGATGCTAACGTTGGTCACCATGGGAAGACCCAAGAGGAACATGAGACTGCAGATTGCGACGGTGAACTTCTTCCTATGGGGACGAAGAAGTTCCGGCCAGTTGTCAACGACTCCAGTGATGAAGGATTCCACGATACAGAATTCGCTATCGATGCCCAGTATCTGTcagagaaaatggaaaaccATGTTGTTTTCGCCGTGTTCTCGGATGCGACTAACTAGCTAACAAATGGCTGATCTATGATCCTCTGCTGGCCGAGATCATTGATCGAACGACGCGGCAACGATTGCCTCAAAACTCGTGAAACACGCATCTTGCGATGTCCTGCGATTCGACCTGATTTCATCGCCAGTTGGAAAATTATTCGTCCGAAAAGAGACACACAACGGatgatatttatattcaaaGATAGTGTGCgtacatatataaaagaaatacgtCTTCCATTTAAAAAGACGATGGAGTTAAATCAACTTCAACGATAGATTAACATAAAACTATAATTATCgcggaagaaaagaaaagcgGACTTTAATCGCGTTCGAAAATGAAAGCGGCTGGGACGACGAAACGAGTCGAACTCGAGGACCTAGATTCACGCTAAAGTAGTGCATAGAATGTAATCGATTCCGATAAACAGACATTGATCATAGAAGAAGCGGAGTGCGGTCGTTTAGCTAAGTCGAGTGTGCCTTACAAGTAGCATGACGAAGAAGATGATGGCCCACATCGAGGCACCGGGCAACTTCAAAACCACCTCTGGATAAGTGAGGAACACCAGTCCTGGCCCGCTTTTGACCACTTCCGACACTTGAGTGCCTTGCTCCAAAGCGATGTGACCCAAGATAGAGAAAGTGACGCAACCAGCCAGTAAGCAGGTTAACGTGTTGACTATGCACGTGATCAGCGCGTCTCTGAAACGAAATCCGCGTCATTCAGTACGTCCAGCGATCGATATTTCTTAGATTTCTTTCGTAATTTgcgttctttttttatttattttactttcgtTCGAACGACACTCTCGATTGCGAATGGACCTACCTGAACGCGCTCGTTGTGACGATAAAAACCAGAAGggaaaatcaaacgaattttccATAATGTCGCTACTATCGGTTAAAATGTATTGTCTTTTGTGGAGAAACGTTCGATTCGGAAATATGACAATGAATTTAGTTGCACGAAACGTAGAAGTTCGCGAGAAAAATTCTGAACTGGCCGTTAGTCGCCGAGACAATCGTCGAATCAGtgagaaataaatttgttgagacatgtataattttctgtgctggactgggttaaatgcgtagtagagatactcgtatgtgaatatcagtgcGTGTAAACTAgtcagtcggttaacagtcgggtatagaGGAAAGTGTTGAGACGCGTGCaggtgtgtatcgatgaatatagaggaaatcgtccatgaaataaatatattactattttaatattaatcctcggtataaatttagtgttcctataacattatttcggcttcaaagatccacaattctcaagaAAATTACCATAAGATAAAGAGTGGCGACGCTTACTTGTAACAATTGTGGTGGAACTTGTTGTACGATCCGAGAGCAGGCAGAGCCCCGGTGCCGATACTGTAGGCGAAGAAAATTTGCGTGGCGCCGTCGATCCACGGGCCAGGCGATAGCAATTCGCACCATCTCGGCGTGACGTAGTACAGCAAGCCGTCGTAGCTGCCGTCCAATGTCACCGCTCTTCCCAAAAGAATGAAAAGCACCACGTAGGGGAACAAGGCTGAAAACCAGATGATCTTACCGCTCTGATGCAGACCCCGTCGGATGATAAAGTAAACGAGCAGCCAGCCGACGATCAGAGAACCCAACAGCTCCCATTGCATGCCACCGATGTTCTCGATACCGGAAGTGATGCCAAGAACTCTTCGTCTAAAATCGTCGAACACGCCATAGATTCATATATGTCGTTGTTTCACACCCATCGACGATTATTACGCTACAATCTCACACTTTATTCCAATCGTTGCGGTCGATAgatttttcgagaaaatgaaaaactgTTATCATCATTAAGTAAGTAAATTTCGTGCCGTAAAAATGTTTTCGTGGATCTGTTTGATCTTTTCTAACGTTACATATCGAATGTTTTACTCGAACAGATTAGTAGATTTCAATTTACGAAAGTTCGCTTACTCCCAGTACTCCTCTACCGGAGTAGTATGATGAGGAACAGCTCGAGTATAGTTGTCGTAGGTGGAACTCGTGGTGTTCGAGCTATCGGACGATTCGTCGATCTTTCTCAGGCCGTCGGAACAATTTTCCGTGTTCCaccaattttctataaaatatcgttGGAATACATAGAaacgtaaataataattttttcgaAAGAGTAAAAAATTCCATTGCTATTAATCGTTTAACCAACCACAACCCCTCCAGGGTACGCTCGGTATGTTGGCGAAGGTGCTTATGAGATAGAAAAGCGTCCAAGCGATGATTATGCAGTAATACACGTCCAGAAAGAACACGATAGTCATCGTAGCGTATCCGACTCCTAAACGAAAGTATCTTTcgaatgaaaatgaaagatGCCTGTTAGAAAAAAGTGATTTTATCTTAAAATACCTTGCAGCAGAGGACACAACTGTCCTACCAGAGTCATCCCGCCTGCCCCGAGGTACTGGCCAATGGCCACCTCTTGGAAAAATATCGGAATGCCACAAAACAACATGGCAATTCCATACGTGATTAGGAAAGCACCTAGAATTTGCGTTTCAACTTAaagctttgaatttgaatttgtagTTGAAGTTGAATCGGCATTTGCTTGATCGATAGAGCAATGCGGAATACGCGACTACCGACGCGATATGTCATTGTTAAAGGTGAATCGTCGTTGCTCGTTAGGAACACGATGCGTTCACCGATACGCCCGATCGCGCTTTGTCCCACTTCCAGGAAATCGCAGATGCTAGATAATTCATGGAATTTCATAAGATCGAATCTCGTGATTCCACATGGATAACCATATTTCGTAATCTTCTCGAATGTGAGTTCGATCGAGTCGTTTCCTCGACCTTGTCCCCTCGGCGTTCTCAACTATATCATTTGCATATCTATACGATCGTTCGAATATTACGAAAATGACGAGCATCGATTAAAAGTTGAAATTGCACCAAGCTACTAGCCATACTAGCGATAGATTCTACGAGTAAAAATTCTTCCACCCACCCGATATGAACGAACCCCCGCAAATACGGAAAAGCAACGCCGACGCGACGTTGTTACAACGAGAGGCGGTCTCGACGTTTTTCAGACCAACGAGCTTTCGCCTTTGACATTTACGCAATGCTCTAACGTGACTCAAACGGCCGAGTTCTAAAAGCTATGGTAATTCACACACTCACCTCCGCCATTTTTGTAACACAGATACGGAAACCTCCACACGTTTCCAAGTCCCACGGAAACGCTGATACAGGAGAACAAAAAGTCCAGCTTGTTGTCCCAGCCTCCGCGTTCCGCGTCTTCTTCTCGGTCCTCCACTTCCGTCGCCCTATTCTGCGGCACGGAAACGATCGTCTTTGGCGCACCGTGACTCGAATCTCGTCGTCTACTCGAGCCAACCGATTTCGCCTTGAACTCTATGAACGTCTGCTCCGGATCGACCTGATCTTTCTGCTCTCCCCAATAATACATCTTCTCCGCCATAGTTCCTGAAATCACGCGATACGTCTTTGTCGTTTTGCATGCTCGTGACCTTGAACGTGGTTCAGGAGACCGACAGCAGCAGACTAATTCCGCGTAATTGATCGTGATTGCGGCTGAGATTACGTAAAAGTGTCCTGCACGTGCCGAGCCATCTTCGTCGAGAGTGACACGCGACAATAGTGAAACACGCGAGTTATGAGACATAATCGAGGTTAGTTTCGCCTGGAGATTACTTCGTGGTCGTTCTCCGGTAATTGCTGCTACACGTAATCGCTTTTTTAGTTACAGCTTCGAATTCCGCGGTTTCCGCGAGGGTAGGTTGCGCGTGGGTGGTATACGGTTTCACGATTCTCTGACGTTCTTTTTACTTCGCGTCAAACGTCTTTCGCTGTCCTCGAGTTTTTGCAACGAACGATCCTCCTTTTTAACTAAAAATGCAAACCTAAACaagctattatatattatatttggcccgatcatcgtactacgggctatgcccgtagttgCAGATTAAGGAGTTAAAATACGATGAAAGTAAATAGGCATACGTACGATTGCGATTCTGTTCCTGTGAAAATAGACATCGATAATACCAGAAACGCTTGTTCGTTCTTAACTATAAAAGCGAAAATCCGAGCTATTTCGACCGATCGATAATTCCAGCGTGAAGAATATTTTCGTTCTCTGATATCGTTCCCTCTAGATGAGacataaaatttgttatatttgcTTAAACGAATTTCGTCTAGTCTACCTTCCGTAAACAGACGTTAGAATTCGAACGTTTCAACATTTATCGTTTACAGGATGCAAACGTACGTAGTAGATCAATTCGCAACGCAAACATTGTAACGTTCTGTCAGTTTGGCCGCATAATCCATACAATTTTCTCGTCAACCAGCGAAAGTCGATTTCCAGTCGATAAACAACGGAGCGTTATCTGGTTACTGCGTCGCGTCGTTTCCTAGAAATCGAAGCTAATGGGTACTCGTGTTCTTATGGTTTAACGCGGAATCGATGTTTATTATCCtatgaataaataaaggaagCTTGCGAAACGACGCGTGATTTCCGAAGAATACGTGAGCAGCGTAAAAAGCTTGGTCAATTTTCTAGGACGCGTACTCTCGCTCGCGCGGATTTACATTTACTTTCGCATCGAAATCGACATTAAAAGCTTTGATTCCGATCTACCTACGTCGTTGCACGTTTCAACAGCGGTCGCAAGCACGAGCAAATAAGTAAAGATTATTGCATCACCTTGTGTATCGCGACGTAGATACGCTGTACAACTCAGTACGCTAGAGACTAAAACTCGCGTTTATAACGCGTTTCGCTTAGTGTAAAAAGTAACGATATGTTAATAAGGTTTCATTTAATCGATATCGCCTGTTTGCGTTGTACGAAACGCGTATAAATGTTGCGAGCTGAATCTCCTGTGCATCTATAGAAACGTAAATGTAAGAATATCGGCTATACACGTATATGTATCCTTCTAACCGATAAGGATTGATTAAGGGTTCaataagaacgaaaagtcgaTCAAATGATATCGTACATGGATTTAAAT encodes:
- the LOC126871430 gene encoding sodium- and chloride-dependent GABA transporter 1-like, producing the protein MAEKMYYWGEQKDQVDPEQTFIEFKAKSVGSSRRRDSSHGAPKTIVSVPQNRATEVEDREEDAERGGWDNKLDFLFSCISVSVGLGNVWRFPYLCYKNGGGAFLITYGIAMLFCGIPIFFQEVAIGQYLGAGGMTLVGQLCPLLQGVGYATMTIVFFLDVYYCIIIAWTLFYLISTFANIPSVPWRGCENWWNTENCSDGLRKIDESSDSSNTTSSTYDNYTRAVPHHTTPVEEYWERRVLGITSGIENIGGMQWELLGSLIVGWLLVYFIIRRGLHQSGKIIWFSALFPYVVLFILLGRAVTLDGSYDGLLYYVTPRWCELLSPGPWIDGATQIFFAYSIGTGALPALGSYNKFHHNCYKDALITCIVNTLTCLLAGCVTFSILGHIALEQGTQVSEVVKSGPGLVFLTYPEVVLKLPGASMWAIIFFVMLLILGIDSEFCIVESFITGVVDNWPELLRPHRKKFTVAICSLMFLLGLPMVTNGGVYIFQLMDFYSASGMSILWVCFFQTIAISWIFGAKKFCDCIHQMMGVRLNKFWYICWVVFAPVIMAFIFVFQCVQYKPLKYGNSYEYPTWAEIVGVCLSLSSMIWIPGYALYYVIVTPGSIKENILKGLKPNLKTHPKLPKGEKSAVIPMSESSAGLITKNNSFLSQT